The following coding sequences lie in one Fusarium poae strain DAOMC 252244 chromosome 1, whole genome shotgun sequence genomic window:
- a CDS encoding hypothetical protein (SECRETED:SignalP(1-15)~CAZy:AA7), whose product MRFAGIGLWALCAAASPEIPSSCCTKLQKIPQLNGKVYMPDTIDYEERLDAYYSANAALRSSCMVMPDSAEDVSEIMSVITDNECTFGMGSGKHSAYRNSNAVEDGITVDFGYMNQTSYDTRTKIASIQPGSNWGQVYEALDRYGVAAVGGRASPVGVGGFITGGGYSFHSNVRGFGCNQVVNFEVVLANGQIVNANETQNPDLWKSLKGSSGNLGFVTRIDQRVVESNQIWAGFIYFEPSQRDVVFEKYIDFVENNENDPASQLIVSMQWDGNQYNLVSVVSNSDAVKSPASFSDLLNVPSISNTTAKGKIADVVPQFTGPTPLGLYANWMTGTTSNDIRVMKFVYKKFEEYVEKMRAAVPTSKFNVLVQFQPVTPSMVKQGQESGGDVLGLERVVAEGPAIMWLIAVTADTKEVQDIIDPFTQEFKAAVDSYATEMGVNKDWVYLNYATGDQDPLSHYGSENIRSIRDASKKYDPTGVFQHLRRSGFKIPE is encoded by the exons ATGCGTTTTGCTGGCATTGGACTGTGGGCGCTTTGCGCAGCCGCGAGTCCTGAGATACCATCATCTTGT TGCACTAAACTTCAAAAGATCCCACAGCTTAACGGAAAGGTATACATGCCTGACACTATAGACTATGAAGAACGATTAGACGCCTACTATTCGGCCAACGCTGCTCTCCGTTCGTCCTGCATGGTGATGCCTGATAGTGCCGAAGACGTCTCTGAAATTATGAGTGTTATTACCGATAACGAATGTACATTTGGTATGGGTAGCGGGAAACACTCTGCGTATCGCAACTCAAATGCTGTCGAAGATGGTATAACTGTTGACTTTG GCTACATGAATCAAACATCATACGACACTCGGACTAAAATCGCCAGCATACAACCAGGCTCTAATTGGGGCCAAGTGTACGAAGCTCTTGATCGTTACGGTGTCGCAGCTGTTGGCGGTCGCGCTTCACCTGTTGGTGTCGGTGGTTTCATCACTGGCGGAGGG TACTCTTTCCACTCCAACGTCCGAGGCTTCGGTTGCAATCAAGTCGTCAATTTCGAGGTTGTCTTGGCCAACGGTCAGATTGTAAACGCAAACGAGACCCAGAATCCTGACCTGTGGAAAAGTCTGAAAGGTAGTTCTGGGAATCTGGGATTTGTCACTCGGATCGATCAGC GTGTTGTCGAGTCGAACCAGATATGGGCAGGCTTCATCTACTTTGAACCATCTCAGCGAGACGTCGTTTTTGAGAAATACATTGATTTCGTGGAGAACAATGAAAACGACCCTGCTTCTCAGCTCATCGTTTCAATGCAGTGGGACGGAAACCAGTACAATCTAGTTTCAGTTGTTTCAAATTCCGATGCTGTTAAGTCACCTGCTTCCTTCTCAGATTTGCTCAACGTTCCTAGTATCTCGAATACGACAGCCAAAGGAAAGATCGCCGATGTTGTGCCACAGTTCACCGGACCAACTCCCCTTGGTCTCTA CGCAAACTGGATGACAGGAACTACCAGCAATGATATCCGGGTCATGAAATTTGTGTACAAAAAGTTCGAGGAGTATGTTGAAAAGATGAGAGCTGCTGTTCCCACCTCCAAGTTCAATGTGCTTGTACAGTTCCAGCCAGTGACACCGTCAATGGTGAAGCAAGGTCAAGAAAGCGGCGGTGACGTCCTTGGACTGGAACGTGTTGTCGCTGAAGGCCCTGCAATTATGTGGCTCATTGCTGTCACCGCTGATACCAAAGAGGTCCAAGACATCATCGATCCTTTCACACAAGAGTTCAAGGCAGCCGTTGACTCTTATGCTACGGAGATGGGCGTCAATAAGGACTGGGTCTATCTCAACTACGCAACCGGTGATCAAGACCCATTATCGCATTATGGATCCGAAAACATTCGAAGTATTCGGGACGCATCTAAAAAGTATGATCCGACGGGTGTTTTTCAGCATTTACGCCGTTCTGGATTCAAGATACCCgaataa